A genome region from Triticum aestivum cultivar Chinese Spring chromosome 2B, IWGSC CS RefSeq v2.1, whole genome shotgun sequence includes the following:
- the LOC123046794 gene encoding uncharacterized protein: MGEVDLEDLVLSWSAKEITDDDLYRGKVVTIPCNFKSLDHYLVSFRVPLIEETRSDLCSRLQLISEAPSSKIRSMEVAGKSGLYFMDVDFWDNDAGFSTGNYTMKNGDIIILSSIKPESAEDLSHHGVTYCLAMVTEVSMDDEYQKSFRVKVANNIGLEEDLNKLKHAIFLNNITTSMRIWKALIFDRHMDNNFTVIKSLLAPTNLGEDVCGVCIKRDEGCLASFTEQLLSIKLNRSQVDAIESVISAVQCGHVNLMKLIWGPPATGKTETVSALLWVLACLKCRTLTCAPTNVAVVGVCTRFLQKLKDFNEHIDENGLPFSLGDILLFGSRSNMDITDDLQEVFLDFRVDKLVECFSSSSGWNYRIASMVSILEDCASRYDMLLEDDGKIDPVCFLDFTKKQFDATAIALKRCIMNLWAHLPGRCFSHDSVINISMLLKMLEKLGVLLSDIELTDEGLKRGLGCLSTANSVCAKPISSIEKELDEARYTCIKLLKDLLHLLNLPTGVDKNWVKNYCICNATLLFCTTSSSYQLHHMDIAPLDVLIVDEAAQVRECELVISLRLHWLKYVFLVGDDCQLSAMVKSKVCKEAGFGTSLFKRLVKLKFEKHLLNIQYRMNPCISLFPNAQFYERKMLDGSNVLSSSYNKDFTCLPFGSYTLINVTDGREDKEGTGNSRRNMVEVAIVLHLIHTIFKSWKKTGQGFSIGVVSPYNAQVDAIKTRLGKKYDKCDGFHVRVKSIEGFQGEEDDIIILSTVRSNGTGVLGFLADNQRTNVALTRARHCLWIVGNAHTLYKSGTEWTDLVADAERRKCVFSATNDATICRLVLQVKQELDELDDLLNADSVVFSNTRWKVILSDEFRKSFTKLKSPQLRREILQKLIKLGAGWRTTVKNLDIPGVSHLAKVYKQNVARTVQRLENLFSMYTDDYLDHCRRVQTQGKLEVPMVWDVGHAIIRYNMDCKVDAHEEHGLVDTSYAVENSKVSESFLLMKFYSLSSGMAKHLLTATDGSEINIPFELSDEEQVIIQFPLTSFILGRSGTGKTTVLTMKMIQKEQLSLIASQGLNLDGADLSAADDNKLMPLKNVGECSVKQIFITVSPKLCSAIKDYIYRLKRFGTGDVSDQPSILRMHDVMDDLEEFTEIPDNFCDLPHEHYPLTITYRKFLMMLDGTCRTSFFDVFYGEMKSSFERGHSRSRAVQTFIELNEVTYEKFATFYWSRFNKDLTKKFDASTVFTEIVSHIKGTYQACGPYTGKLGRQDYVMLSDKRISSLNKEKRNKIYDIFLEYESMKCSAREFDLSDFVSSLHASLASDGYNGDLVDFVYIDEVQDLTMTQIALLKYVCRNIKEGFLFAGDTAQTIARGIDFRFEDIRSLFYTAFLTETEASKLGLKHGEKSHLSDMFQLSQNFRTHCGILRMAQSIMRLLCSFFPSSIDKLNPETGLVYGEAPVLLESDNDENAIMRIFGENKSQHGNLHGFGADQVILVRDDATKKQIIDVVGKQALVLTIVECKGLEFQDVLLYNFFGSSPLRNKWRVLYGYMKHKAIIAHSEETSHPGFDRSKHYLLCSELKQLYVAITRTRQRLWICENTDDYCRPMFDYWKKLCLVEVRLLDSSLIQAMQTGSSIDDWRLRGTKLFNEGQFEMATMCFEKAGDAHREKWARAAGLVVTADHAISTNLELGKASLQTASEIYESIGMHEKAATCYIKLGDYKRAGTLYMENCGTSTSRLEDAGDCFARAECWSEAAEVFFKAKCYTKCFSMCSKGKQLFNRGLQFLQQLEEEHMLEDSKSLEVSAIRSEYLENCAQHYFECGDIKRMMPFVKAFSSVDNVQAFLKSRNLLEELFSIEMKNGNFVEAAGIAKHKGDVLLEVKMLEKADLFEDATRLLLLHIIVNSLWFLNNKGWPPKRNLEKEQLLAEAKEMAKKVSDCFYGFVCLEADALSDVIKSLPDLTCTLLEGRKCGNLFVEFIASRSIIDVHLQSRTSGYNLEIGPGSEDENSCNNMLASNQMSPQTLFNAWNRWKSIILNALSHLRHTDGPELNDYTVMYEDLFAKYFGLRKDDEVDRYVVLNMNASWLSNAGISSLRLDGNRCLLDAPRCHSCARYFWMNEMSSVGLSVLKKLESFVQISPKPESLYTLVRTNVIISEIEKFLEEPQFSMPKMKLRNFFVLCERRFFELIFLAWRDGTTRSLLPILESPAAYGLIADSLSAHLRRTDKNLTHGHLGRTTMLLLHTAQLDDALLSVRIIV; this comes from the exons GTTGTGACCATTCCCTGCAACTTCAAATCACTTGATCACTATCTCGTATCATTTCGTGTGCCTCTGATTGAAGAAACAAGGTCAGATCTATGCTCACGCCTTCAACTCATCAGTGAAGCACCCTCGTCAAAAATACGTTCCATGGAGGTAGCAGGGAAATCGGGATTATACTTTATGGATGTGGACTTTTGGGATAATGATGCTGGTTTTTCTACTGGGAATTATACTATGAAGAATGGTGACATAATTATTTTGTCTAGCATAAAACCTGAATCTGCAGAGGACTTAAGCCACCATGGTGTGACATACTGCTTGGCAATGGTTACTGAGGTTTCTATGGATGATGAATACCAGAAGAGCTTCAGAGTCAAAGTTGCAAATAATATTGGTTTGGAAGAAGACCTAAACAAACTCAAGCATGCAATATTTCTCAACAATATCACGACAAGCATGCGGATATGGAAAGCACTTATCTTCGATAGGCACATGGATAATAATTTTACAGTAATCAAGTCCCTCTTAGCCCCCACAAATCTG GGTGAGGATGTTTGTGGTGTCTGTATTAAACGGGATGAGGGATGTTTGGCTTCTTTCACAGAGCAACTACTTTCGATTAAGCTTAATCGATCACAGGTGGATGCTATTGAATCTGTCATCTCAGCTGTACAATGTGGGCATGTGAACCTCATGAAGCTTATATGGGGTCCACCAGCTACTGGAAAGACCGAGACGGTTAGCGCTTTATTGTGGGTTTTGGCGTGTTTGAAATGCAGAACTCTTACTTGTGCTCCCACTAATGTTGCTGTCGTTGGAGTTTGCACTCGTTTCCTTCAAAAATTGAAGGATTTCAATGAGCACATTGATGAAAATGGTCTACCTTTTTCTCTTGGAGATATCTTGCTATTTGGGAGCAGGTCGAACATGGACATCACCGATGATCTTCAGGAAGTTTTCTTGGATTTTCGTGTCGACAAACTTGTTGAATGCTTTTCATCGTCGTCAGGATGGAACTACAGAATAGCTTCAATGGTATCCATTTTAGAAGACTGCGCTTCACGGTATGATATGCTTCTCGAGGATGATGGCAAAATTGATCCAGTGTGCTTTCTGGACTTCACAAAGAAGCAATTTGATGCGACAGCAATAGCTCTGAAAAGATGCATAATGAATTTGTGGGCTCATCttcctggaaggtgcttttctCATGATAGTGTCATAAATATATCTATGTTGCTTAAGATGCTGGAAAAATTAGGCGTCCTTCTTAGTGACATAGAGTTGACCGATGAGGGCTTGAAAAGGGGCCTTGGTTGTCTGTCAACTGCAAACTCTGTTTGTGCAAAGCCTATATCTTCTATTGAGAAGGAACTGGATGAAGCAAGGTACACATGCATCAAGTTGCTTAAAGATCTGCTACACTTGCTTAACTTACCCACTGGAGTAGACAAAAACTGGGTCAAGAACTACTGCATATGTAATGCAACACTTCTTTTCTGTACCACCTCTAGCTCTTATCAGTTACATCACATGGATATTGCACCCCTCGATGTATTAATTGTTGATGAGGCTGCTCAAGTGCGGGAGTGTGAATTGGTGATCTCACTACGGCTACATTGGCTAAAATATGTTTTTTTGGTCGGGGATGACTGTCAGCTGAGTGCGATGGTTAAAAGCAAA GTATGTAAAGAAGCTGGATTTGGAACAAGTCTTTTTAAGAGATTGGTTAAGCTAAAATTTGAAAAACATTTGCTGAATATACAGTATCGCATGAATCCTTGTATCAGCTTATTTCCAAATGCTCAATTTTATGAGAGGAAGATGTTAGATGGTTCCAATGTCCTGTCTTCTAGCTATAATAAGGATTTCACATGCCTCCCTTTTGGCAGCTACACGTTAATAAATGTCACTGATGGAAGGGAAGACAAAGAGGGCACAGGAAACAGTCGGAGAAACATGGTTGAAGTTGCTATTGTTTTGCACCTAATCCATACCATCTTTAAAT CTTGGAAAAAGACAGGCCAAGGTTTCAGCATCGGAGTGGTCTCTCCATATAATGCTCAAGTTGATGCAATTAAAACTAGACTTGGCAAAAAATACGATAAATGTGATGGCTTTCATGTGCGGGTGAAGTCAATTGAGGGTTTCCAAGGAGAAGAGGATGATATAATAATACTATCAACTGTTAGATCCAATGGGACAGGAGTTCTTGGATTTCTTGCTGATAACCAAAGAACAAATGTTGCTCTTACTAGAGCAAG GCACTGTCTTTGGATTGTTGGGAATGCTCATACACTGTATAAAAGTGGGACCGAATGGACAGACCTTGTTGCTGATGCAGAAAGACGTAAATGTGTTTTCAGTGCCACTAATGACGCAACCATCTGTAGGTTGGTTTTGCAAGTAAAGCAAGagcttgatgaacttgatgatcTTCTTAATGCTGATTCGGTGGTTTTCAGCAATACCAGATGGAAG GTCATTCTTAGCGACGAGTTTAGGAAGTCCTTCACCAAACTCAAATCACCACAGCTCAGGAGGGAAATACTCCAAAAGCTTATCAAACTTGGAGCTGGTTGGAGGACAACAGTTAAGAACCTTGATATACCAGGTGTTTCTCATCTTGCAAAAGTATACAAG CAAAATGTTGCAAGAACTGTTCAACGTCTCGAGAATTTGTTTTCCATGTACACGGATGATTACCTGGATCACTGCAGGAGAGTGCAGACACAGGG GAAACTGGAAGTTCCTATGGTTTGGGATGTTGGACATGCTATTATTCGCTATAACATGGATTGCAAAGTTGATGCTCATGAAGAGCACGGTCTCGTTGATACATCATATGCCGTGGAAAATTCAAAAGTAAGCGAAAGCTTCTTGCTGATGAAATTCTACTCTTTATCATCTGGAATGGCAAAGCATTTGCTGACAGCTACTGATGGGTCTGAAATCAACATCCCCTTTGAACTGAGTGATGAAGAGCAGGTGATTATCCAATTCCCGCTCACTAGTTTTATACTTGGGAGGTCGGGCACCGGAAAAACCACTGTATTGACAATGAAAATGATTCAAAAAGAGCAACTGTCATTGATCGCATCCCAAGGTCTAAATTTGGACGGAGCTGATTTGTCTGCGGCAGATGACAATAAACTTATGCCACTAAAGAATGTAGGAGAATGTTCTGTGAAACAAATATTTATCACTGTGAGCCCAAAGTTATGTTCAGCCATAAAAGATTACATCTACAGACTTAAAAG ATTTGGCACTGGTGATGTCTCTGATCAGCCAAGCATTCTTCGCATGCATGACGTCATGGATGACCTGGAAGAGTTTACAGAAATTCCTGACAATTTTTGTGATCTACCTCATGAGCACTATCCTCTTACTATTACATACCGTAAGTTTCTGATGATGCTTGATGGAACATGCCGGACATCATTTTTTGATGTATTTTATGGTGAAATGAAGTCTAGCTTTGAGAGAGGCCATTCAAGATCTCGTGCAGTGCAAACTTTTATTGAATTGAATGAAGTTACCTACGAAAAATTTGCTACTTTCTACTGGTCTCGTTTTAATAAAGACCTGACGAAGAAATTTGATGCGTCCACTGTTTTCACTGAAATAGTCTCTCACATTAAGGGCACATATCAAGCATGTGGGCCTTATACTGGAAAACTGGGAAGACAAGATTATGTGATGCTCTCAGATAAAAGAATTTCATCTTTGaacaaagagaaaagaaataaaatttatGATATATTCCTTGAATATGAAAGTATGAAATGCTCTGCCAGGGAGTTTGATTTGTCCGATTTTGTCAGTAGTCTTCATGCTAGTCTTGCATCTGATGGCTACAATGGAGATTTGGTGGATTTTGTTTACATAGATGAGGTACAGGATCTGACCATGACACAAATAGCACTTCTTAAGTATGTCTGCAGGAACATCAAGGAAGGCTTCCTTTTTGCTGGTGACACTGCACAGACTATAGCAAGGGGTATCGATTTCAGGTTTGAAGATATCCGTTCACTTTTTTATACTGCATTCCTCACAGAAACTGAGGCGTCTAAACTAGGACTTAAACATGGGGAGAAATCCCATCTCTCTGATATGTTCCAATTGTCTCAAAATTTCCGCACACATTGTGGCATCCTCCGTATGGCACAGAGTATCATGAGGCTTCTGTGCTCCTTTTTCCCATCAAGTATTGACAAGCTTAATCCAGAGACTGGACTGGTATACGGAGAAGCTCCTGTGCTGCTGGAGTCTGATAACGATGAAAACGCTATTATGAGAATTTTTGGAGAAAACAAAAGTCAACATGGTAATCTGCATGGGTTTGGCGCTGATCAAGTCATATTAGTTCGTGATGATGCCACCAAAAAACAAATTATTGATGTTGTTGGTAAACAAGCTCTTGTTCTGACTATTGTTGAATGTAAGGGCCTTGAGTTTCAG GATGTGCTGTTGTACAACTTTTTTGGTTCGTCACCTTTAAGAAATAAATGGAGGGTTCTGTATGGCTACATGAAACATAAAGCTATTATAGCACACTCCGAGGAGACCTCTCACCCAGGTTTTGACAGAAGCAAGCATTATCTACTCTGTTCAGAGCTGAAGCAACTCTATGTTGCAATCACACGCACTAGGCAAAGATTGTGGATATGCGAAAATACAGATGATTACTGCCGACCAATGTTTGACTACTGGAAGAAATTGTGTCTTGTAGAAGTTAGATTACTTGATTCTTCCCTCATTCAGGCCATGCAAACAGGGAGCAGCATTGATGATTGGAGGCTACGGGGAACCAAG TTATTCAATGAGGGGCAATTCGAGATGGCTACTATGTGTTTCGAAAAGGCTGGTGATGCACACAGAGAGAAGTGGGCAAGAGCTGCTGGACTTGTGGTGACTGCTGACCATGCCATCTCCACAAATTTGGAGTTAGGCAAGGCTTCATTGCAAACAGCATCAGAGATTTACGAGTCCATAGGAATGCATGAGAAAGCTGCTACGTGTTATATCAAATTAGGTGACTACAAAAGAGCAG GTACGCTCTACATGGAAAACTGTGGTACTTCTACTTCTAGACTTGAGGATGCTGGTGATTGCTTTGCTAGGGCTGAATGCTGGTCGGAGGCAGCTGAAGTGTTTTTCAAAGCTAAATGTTACACCAAGTGTTTCTCCATGTGCTCAAAAGGAAAACAATTATTCAATCGGGGCTTGCAGTTTCTGCAACAGTTggaggaggaacatatgcttgagGATTCAAAATCCTTGGAGGTTTCTGCAATTAGATCAGAGTATCTAGAAAATTGTGCTCAACATTATTTTGAGTGTGGTGACATAAAGCGTATGATGCCTTTTGTTAAGGCTTTCAGTTCTGTGGATAATGTACAGGCATTCTTGAAGTCTAGGAATCTTCTTGAGGAACTGTTTAGTATAGAGATGAAAAACGGTAATTTCGTTGAAGCTGCAGGGATAGCAAAGCATAAAGGAGATGTCTTACTGGAGGTGAAAATGCTCGAGAAGGCAGATTTGTTTGAGGATGCAACGCGGCTTCTCCTCCTCCACATCATTGTAAATTCTTTGTGGTTTTTAAATAATAAAGGGTGGCCTCCCAAAAGAAATCTAGAGAAGGAACAGTTGCTTGCAGAAGCCAAAGAGATGGCGAAGAAGGTATCTGATTGCTTCTACGGCTTCGTTTGCCTGGAAGCTGATGCACTGTCAGATGTGATTAAGTCTCTTCCCGATTTAACTTGCACTTTGCTTGAGGGCAGAAAATGTGGGAACTTGTTTGTTGAATTTATTGCTTCCCGTTCAATTATTGATGTTCATCTTCAGTCTCGAACCTCTGGATACAATTTAGAGATAGGGCCAGGATCTGAAGATGAAAATAGTTGTAATAATATGCTGGCTTCTAATCAGATGTCACCCCAGACTCTGTTTAATGCCTGGAATCGCTGGAAGTCGATCATACTCAATGCACTATCTCATCTTCGCCACACTGATGGTCCAGAATTAAATGACTACACAGTTATGTATGAAGATCTTTTCGCCAAGTACTTTGGATTGAGAAAAGATGATGAAGTTGACAGATATGTGGTACTTAACATGAATGCAAGCTGGCTTTCTAATGCTGGCATAAGTTCTTTGCGGCTAGATGGCAATAGATGTTTACTGGATGCCCCTCGGTGTCATTCGTGTGCTCGGTATTTCTGGATGAATGAGATGTCTTCTGTTGGTTTAAGTGTACTTAAGAAGTTGGAGTCATTTGTTCAAATTTCTCCAAAGCCAGAATCTTTGTATACCCTGGTGAGAACAAACGTTATTATAAGTGAGATAGAAAAGTTTTTGGAAGAACCACAGTTCAGTATGCCAAAAATGAAGTTAAGAAACTTCTTTGTTCTCTGTGAGCGTCGCTTCTTTGAGTTAatatttcttgcgtggagagaTGGGACAACAAGGAGCCTCTTGCCTATACTTGAGTCACCAGCCGCATATGGATTGATTGCTGATTCTCTTAGTGCACACCTTCGGCGAACAGATAAAAATTTGACTCATGGGCATCTTGGGAGAACAACCATGCTTCTGCTTCATACAGCACAACTGGATGATGCGCTACTTTCTGTTAGAATTATTGTATAG